Part of the Williamwhitmania sp. genome, GGAACCTTATGGCCAAGCTTAAGGTCAAGGTGGGTCATTGTGTAACGGCCGGCAGAAGTGAGCTTAACAGTATACTTGGAGTTTACCTGCATTGGCAGGGCATTCGAGCCATCACGCTTAGTTCCGAGGTAAAACCTCACGCTTGTATTCTTCTTAAAAATCACCTTACCCAATGAATCGGAACTGCTGCTTTGCCCCATGGAAGCTGAGGTATAGAGAAGGAGAAATGTAAGTATGGTAATGAGTTTATTCATAATTCCATGCACTATTTCAAGGGTAATAGTTTAAATTCCACTCTACGGTTGGCCTGGTATTCCTCTTCGGTGCACTTTACACCTTTTATGCAACCATTTACAGGGTTCTTATCTCCCATGCCTATTGCCTTAAGACGTTTTGCAGCAATTCCTTTTGATGCAAAATAGTTGAGTACGGCACTGGCACGCTTCTGTGAAAGCTTAAGATTATATTCCGAGCCACCTCGGCTATCGGTGTAGGCAGAAATTTCAATACGAATCACTGGATGTTCATTCATCATTTCGATGAGCGATTGCAGCTCGCTATAAGAGTCGGGGCGGATATGAGCGCTGTTGTAGTCAAAGAAAATATCCTGCATATTAATGGTAGCCTCAAAATCAATCAGCACGTCAGCAACCAGCGTATCTCCAACATTTCCAACATTATCCACAGCAAACATATACACCTTTTGCTCCCCAACCTTATCGAAGAGGATGGTGTTGACAGGAGCGAAATGAACATTGTCGGTAGAGTAGTAGGAGGCATACACTCCTGATTTGTCGTCCCTTGCAACAACCTCCGCTTGGGCTCCCTTCTGGCAATAGAAGCTATTTTTGTATTTAACGCTAAGCCCATTAGTAAATCGAAGCTCCGATTTTGGTCCCTTGGCATCGGCAACAATTTTAAACCGCACCTTCTCACCAGTAGCAGGATTGGTGTAGACAAAGAAGTGGCTCCCAGGTCCATCGAAAAACATGGGATTTGTAAATTTTGCTTCACCCGGAATGAGTTCCTTCTTCCCACCCGCCGTGTCAACAAAAAAGTAGGCAGGAGCATTAACCTGAATAAACATCCGTCCCAAGGAATCCTGATAAACCCCCTTGGGTGGAAGTGCAACTTGAGCTTCAGTAAATTCTGCACCACAGATAAAAAACATGCAAACTATAAGAAAGCGATGTATCATAAGTAATAATTGTAATCGAATAAACTAGCCAGAGAAAATCCTATGA contains:
- a CDS encoding OmpA family protein, whose product is MIHRFLIVCMFFICGAEFTEAQVALPPKGVYQDSLGRMFIQVNAPAYFFVDTAGGKKELIPGEAKFTNPMFFDGPGSHFFVYTNPATGEKVRFKIVADAKGPKSELRFTNGLSVKYKNSFYCQKGAQAEVVARDDKSGVYASYYSTDNVHFAPVNTILFDKVGEQKVYMFAVDNVGNVGDTLVADVLIDFEATINMQDIFFDYNSAHIRPDSYSELQSLIEMMNEHPVIRIEISAYTDSRGGSEYNLKLSQKRASAVLNYFASKGIAAKRLKAIGMGDKNPVNGCIKGVKCTEEEYQANRRVEFKLLPLK